The Gossypium hirsutum isolate 1008001.06 chromosome A13, Gossypium_hirsutum_v2.1, whole genome shotgun sequence nucleotide sequence ATTTGATTTCATATTATATTTCCCTTTAGAGTAGAGTAGAGACTGTCTGTTGTTTACTTTCTCTAAAAAAGCAGGGTTTTGGTTGGAAATTTTGCATGTTTAATGTTCGTTAAGTACTCATTGTGTTTGGAAACATTGCATGTATGAAATGTGAAGATGGAGATGGAAGAATGAAGCAGAGGCTGAGGCAGGGCAGGGAAGACTTTTACTTTATTTGCATTTGGAGTTCAGTTGTAATTCTAATAACTGAGCTTTTGCTTTAGATATATGAAAAGGCTTCAAGGGATGTTTGTTGGAGATGTATCAACTTTTAGCTTTATGCATATTTATCTTTTCTCATCATTCCTTTCTCTTTATGGTTTAGTATCAACTAATTgtgtatgtttaattttattaattgtttattttgtgaTGGAGAAATGATGTGGTACTTATAAAATTAGTATggtaacatatttaattttgaagaattacatattttatcaattttatcatgattataaaaaaaaaaagttctaaagaattaaaatatatttacaaaatttaaaaatacaaaatacaaaataataaaaaaataaagaaaatgttattcttacatattaataatttcttttaaaatcttaaaacataatttcaaattaataacttctttttaaaattttaagacatAGTTTGTAACTTGAAATTTCTAACCCCTAAATATTGACATTaatattgttcttttttttactCAATGCTTTGCTTGGTAGACCGGAAAAAAATTGaatgtataattttgaattaaaaaattaaatgtataattttgaactaatattcacatatttttctcattttctcttctttcatctttctaatttgaaaggattaaattttcaaaaaaaaaaaaaaaagtaccaaGGATCAAAACACTTTGAAAGTATCCATATTCGCATTGGTTTTTTGAACACAATTTAGTTAGTTTATTTGGAGCAAACTGTCATTATTTTTAAGCTTgtcttaatctataatatatataaaaggaagatttaaaatttttttgaatcgacGATAATATCTTTTAAtgttcatttaattactaaatcggcattaaataaataattttttaaaaaaaaataatagaatttttcTTCATTTGAACTATATGGTTAAAAATATTAGATAAAATCATatcaataatttcttttataatagAGTTCTTATTGGCTTGAGTTACACGAGTATATTaagtattaataatatatattattttaaatgaattattatttaattagtgttATAGTTatattatcaatttaaattaagATTTATCATTATAAAAAGCATTTAACAAAGGGAGATTATTAAAATTAGTAAGTTTGAACtgtctaaaaataataaagtttcttttctcctttttccaTTAGTTGGTATGAAGAATGATAATGTCATTAAACCAAATAGGTCTCTAAAACTAATCCGAGATGGAATAATCAATAGCTATATCAATATAGAAACCAAGAAAATGCATATTCCTCAATTGTCAATGATTGATAAATGATTAGTACATGAAGCAACAAAGAATGTCAGTGATGTTTACCTGGCATTTTCTTGATTGTCTTCATGTTCATCGTTATCACTTGCATCACCAGTTTGCTTGGATACTGTTGAATTACGAGGTGGTGGTCCGGTAATTGATTGCTGGTAAAGAACCCTCCAGACAGTGTAAAAGGGAGACAAACCAAACCTAAATGCGTGGCATGCTTATCTCAAATCAATACTAAGAAAATATAAtctcggtaatgacaatatatatcgcaaagaaaatataaataaaaataaaagaacatgCAAATTTTTATGTGAAAACCCTTTCAGGAAACAAATCACGGgcagagaagaaaattcactatgtcgaattcgaataattacaagaggaatagactatgtttatttataggcttgtaaagccatattctaatgGAAGTGTAGTAAGAAAACACTTTATTCTAAtactactatattttatttaaataaggattcggatcaattaattttaataaatacattaaatcataTCTGTGAGGAACTTGTTAACCACATTGGTCACAGTAAATGTAGTGGCGAAGACCCCCTTCCTAGCCGCGAATCCGAAGAAAGTAATGAGCAAAGCAAACAAGCAGGACAACGATACAGCAGTAAACAATCTAATTCCTAagaacaaattaataaaatataaatgtcgATTAAATAATATACAGCAAAGCACAAAATTACAGACTAAACCATTAATCTGATTTTGTCTTTtcattggatttgggttttattttacTGAGCTGTTTGAATTTGGAAGCTAACTACATTTCTTTATATAATATTTgacataaatatgaaaaataaaataacgaaTGGCGGtttaatatgaattattaatatatttaaaatttaaaaatatgtattgaTTGAGTTTCAACTCGATTAATATCGGTATAATTGTTAGTGTAGGAGGACGTCGGTCCGAATGCGTTAAAACgttttatcctcttatttaaaagTTGCTGAGAATTATCCCAATTATAATGTAAAGTAtgtaatagttttaaaatttatattttattgtatttttttaattcaagtttttttataaactaatttttttttcaataaataatgCTGAAATTAGTTAAagcaataattttttattaatccaaaaaaaatcaaacatattaagcTATTTTGTGGCAGCTGCATTTGTTAAGATTTGGGAGTAACTTTTAGAGTTAgacaaaattttatataatttaagcTTAAtatcttgtaaataaataaaaatcaattaggTTTATAAAGAAATTTACCTTATCAACCTATTAATGGTAAGAAAAACAATTAGTTAAACTCTTCTGTTAATAGAAATTGTTAGTTGATCGGTTTAATTATTAatggtgaaaaaataaaaattaaaaaaatatatatctagAATGAATTTGGACAAATTATTGTCCAAGTTCATTTAAATCTAGTCATTTATCCAAATTCATTCATATGagtgtaaaattataaaaaaaaatcaaaaattataaagattataaAAAGATTCAAATATGTAAAAGGttcaaaaactaaaaatattaataatttataaaaaaattaataaaaaacatatttaGAATGAACTTGAGTCGTCCTCAGGTGTCTTTTTGTAATGCCACGTGTTGCACCAGGTGAGGGTATAACAACACTaatcaatcaaaattatatataattgccaaaaaaaatatttattgtgattaattgctttttaaaattaatagggattaaattgctcaaaatttttGAGAAGGAACAATTTTCTCAATATAAAAATTGAGAGGGAGTGGAGAGATGTTTTTACCAATATATTATGGGGGGACATAGAAAGCCTATTAACATATTTGAAATTTACTTTTACTTGAGAAAAATGCATCAGGCGTTTGTAGTCCAACGGTTAGGATAATTGCCTTCCAAGCAATATACCCGGGTTCGACTCCCGGCAAACGCAATTGGATTTTTCATTTCAAGTAATTTCCTTTTTTCCTTAGTTTATCTTCTATCATGGCACTTAACATAAGGTTATCttcagtatttttttttcttttcccacaCTTTTTCcgtaaattatattaaaaataaaaatatattaaatcaaacaaatgccatatatgaaataataaaaaataccacaaattttattaaatagtgAAAAGGGCTAACTATATTTTTAGAGTAAGGTACTTTCAAAAATTTAAGGATACTAAAGATTTCGTAAACTCCAATACTCTTCTTTAGTGTAGCTTAAACAAAAACATGCTTATCAAGCATTTTTCTTatcttaattgaaataaattattttatttttataaatgttatatttcattatttctatTACTAGATATTACTTGTTTGTCGTATTTGATACACCAAAGAACACATTGGTATGTGCAATTAAGTAGTTAGTTGGATTCTGTTAACGAAAATAGCAATCAAATTTGAAGCGGTTGAGGTCGTTGGTTAAAGTTGGGTTCTTCTAGTTTGCAAGGTTATAGAGCTAAATTGTGGACATGTTTCATGATTGTTCGTTTAGtaaaaattgattattaaatgtTCTCGTAATTAATTTAAGAGCAATTCAAGTTTGAACATAATGAAGAAAATCAATAGGTTGAAAGTCAAGAAACAAATTAGACTGCTATCGTACaaagtataaatataattttaattaaagtttattaatataaatattataagaacttgattttaattaaaaaaaattaaattttcattgtgACTTAAACTATTATTTTTAATCCAATAAAGGTAGTGATAGTTTTGATGAAATGATGACAAGAGGGCGAGTGTTGGGGCTGCTCTTTATTAAACTTTTaacaaaaagatgaaaattttgataGAAGATACAGACCCAACAAAATGCATGATCTGGTACATGATCTTGCATTAGATGTGTCTCAAAAAGAGTGTAAAATAGTGAATTCCGAAACAGAAATGGTTGATGAGAATGTTTGACATTTATTATTATGTGATGAGAAATTGGTTGAAGTTCCACGTGTTTTGGAGGAAATGAAAAATGTTCGAACAGTAATCATCCAAGATGCTTTAAAGAGACCAAAGAGATCAGAGATTGTTGATAAATCTCTTATAAATCCAAACCATTTATTTATCTAACttatatttattttggtaaaagaagacttatatttatttaatttattcgtaAAACTTCAAAGAAACccatttaacttaaaaaaatcctTCTCAATccaaaacaaatatttaaattatattaccatatataatttatgaatttaatttaaataatatttttaatggataaactatcaaaatagttacttttatttGCCTCAAGTTACATTTCAACTAGTATTGTTTGATatgttatatttttgttatttacgTTAATATTTTTTTACGAAATCATTACTCTAcccttaaaatttattatttcccAAACAATAGCCTAATATGATAGTtcaaatgaattttaaatgtCAAGAGTAGAATGACTATTTTcttcataaaataataacaaaattaattaaaaaataatattttagacataaataattaaaatgtaatctaaattaaataaaaatatttactctAGGTTagctgtttttttttaatttatcaacaCAGCGTAGTTAAGTTCCAGTCAACAATCAAAAGCAGACATTTGGCTGAACCACAACCACAAAATTTAACGCATGGCTACTTCGATATGaatacaagaaataaaatcaTTATTGAGTGCCTCAATCATTCATTTGCCTTCCTTCCCCTCAATCTTTCAAGCTTTGCTCTAGAAATTCAATTATGGCGGAAACGTTTCTGTTCAATATTGCAGAAAGGGTTCTGGAAAAACTAGTCCATCTCTCTGTACAAGAAATTCGCTTGGCGTTTAATGTTAAAACCGATCTGAAAAAGCTGGAGGGCACCATGATCAGCATTAAAGCTGTGCTCTTGGATGCCGAGCGGCAACAGCACCAAAATGAAAAGCTGCGCCTCTGTATGTGGAAGCTCAGAGGCATCTTTTACGATGCTGAGGACGTTATTGACGATTTCAAGTGTGAAGCTCTCTGCAAACAGGACGCCACCAATCATCCCGATATCAACAACTTAAAGGTGCGAGTTTTAGGTTCCTGTTGTTTGCCTCTTTCATTCTCTTTAAAAATGAGTCATAAAATCAAAGACATCAATGGGAGACTAGGCAAACTTTCCACTGAGTGGAAAAGCTTTGAACTAAGACAGTGTAGCGACAACCGACATGTTTTTCGCAGAGAGACCATCTCTTTTGTGGATTCTTCTGATGTTATTGGTAGAGATAAGGATAAAGAGAACATTATTAGTATGTTGATGAAACCAAGTGAGGATCGAAATGTCCCTGTCATTCCCATTGTTGGAATTGGGGGTTTAGGAAAAACCACGCTCGCTCAATTAGTATACAATGACGACCGAATTACTAGCctttttcctttgaaaatatGGATCTGTGTTTCTGAGGAATTTGATCTTTCTAGATTGCTCAAGCTGATTATTCAGTCTgtaaataaagaagaaagatgtgaTGATTCAACACTTGACGGCTTGCAAGCTCGTTTGAGAAGCCTTTTGAATGATAAGAAGTTCTTGCTCGTCCTGGATGATGTGTGGAATGAAAATCAAGCAAAATGGGTTGAGTTAAGAAATTTGTTGAGATCGACGGATGGATTTTCTCTAAGCAAAATTATTGTCACCACTCGGAGTTTGGACGTGGCCTCGATAATGAGTCCCAATCGCCCTTATATATTGAAAGGTCTCCCTCTTGAAGACTGTTTGACCTTATTTACAAAATGGGCTTTTAATGATGGTGCTGAGAAACATTATCCAAATCTCATTAGAATCGGGGAGGAGATTGTGAAAAAAATGCAAAGGGGTTCCCTTGGCAGTAAGAACATTGGGAAGCCTACTGTTTCAGAAAACGGATGAATCTGATTGGATCTATATAAGAGACAGTGAAATATGGAGACTTGACCAACATGAAAACGATATTTTACCAGTGTTGAAGTTGAGTTACAATCATTTGCCATCTCATTTGCAACGATGTTTTGCTTTTTTATCCTTGTACAAAAAGGATAAGGTCTATTTGAGTGACGATGTCATTCGTCTTTGGATGGCAAATGGACTCCTTGAGCATCCGAAGCAAAATCAAGAGTGGGAGGATGTTGGCAAACGATATTTGAATGACTTACTGTCAAGGTGCCTCATCCAAAAGGAGAACAAATTTCGCTTGAAGTTTACCTTCAAAATGCATGATCTGGTACATGATCTTGCATTAGATGTGTCTCAAAAAGAGTGTAAAATAGTGAATTCCGAAACAAAAACGGTTGATGAAAATGTTCGACATTTATTATTATGTGATGAGAAGTTGGTTGAAGTTCCGCATGTTTTGGAGGAAATGAAAAATGATCGAACAATAATCATCCAAGATGCTTTAGTGGAATCAAAGGCTATTCATGAATCAGTATAAATCTCTGTGTCTCCAATTTCAAGTATCTACGAGCATTAGAATTAAGGGGTTTACCATTGACGGCTTTACCGAATTCCATTGGTACCTTAAAGCACTTGCGAGACCTTGACTTGGATGGATGTAGCCGTATACGTGAACTCCCGAGGTCTTTCAATAAGCTTCGCAGCTTGCAATCGTTAAATTTGAGAGATACTGATTTGAAGCAGTTGCCTGACAGCTTGCAAAGGTTGATTGAGCTTAGACATCTAGTAATAACCATTAAAGCTACGCATTTGAAAGAAATACAAGCAGGATGTTGGACTTCTCTTCAATACTTGAAATTGGTTCGGTGTATCAACTTAGAATGTTTACCTGAAGGAATGCAGTATCTGAAGTCACTTCGGACACTTGCCTTGAGATATTGTATTAGACTTGTCTCATTGCCGTGGAGCCTGAAATTCCTAAAAAAGTTAGAACACCTTGTAATAGTTGATTGCGctcaaatcaatttgaaaatggaaGCAGAAGAGGAAGAAGACAACGACCTTCAGTTGAGCCTTAAAACTTTCTTAATGGATGGATCAGATGCCTTAACAGATTTGCCACGATTGCTTCTTCAAGGATCTTCTTCCACTTTGCAGCAATTACAAATTAGTTGGTGTCCAAATTTGTTCGTTCTACCATCATGGCTATTGAATCTCACTTCTCTTCAGAAACTTGAGATTAAGGATTGCGGAAATTTGTCAGCTCTACCGGAGGGAATAGACCGCCTGACCAACCTTAGAGAATTGACAATTGATAGATGTCCGGAGTTGAGCAAAAGATACAGAGAAAATGGGGGTGAAGATTGGCACAAAATTGCTCACATCCAAAAGGTTGCTATTAATGGATGAAGATGGAGGTATGTGGTAAAATTGTAATTCCTCTATCAGATTTGATTTCATATTATGTTTCCCTTTAGAGTAGAATAGAGACTGTGTCTGTTGTTAAACTTTCTCTAAAAAAGCAGGGTTTTGGTTggaaattttacatgtttaaaaATTGTTAAGTACTCGTTGTGTTTGGAAACATTGCATGTATGAAATGTGAAGATGGAGATGGAAGAATGAAGCAGAGGTTGAGGCAGGGCACGGAAGA carries:
- the LOC107938804 gene encoding disease resistance protein RGA2-like, whose product is MAETFLFNIAERVLEKLVHLSVQEIRLAFNVKTDLKKLEGTMISIKAVLLDAERQQHQNEKLRLCMWKLRGIFYDAEDVIDDFKCEALCKQDATNHPDINNLKVRVLGSCCLPLSFSLKMSHKIKDINGRLGKLSTEWKSFELRQCSDNRHVFRRETISFVDSSDVIGRDKDKENIISMLMKPSEDRNVPVIPIVGIGGLGKTTLAQLVYNDDRITSLFPLKIWICVSEEFDLSRLLKLIIQSVNKEERCDDSTLDGLQARLRSLLNDKKFLLVLDDVWNENQAKWVELRNLLRSTDGFSLSKIIVTTRSLDVASIMSPNRPYILKGLPLEDCLTLFTKWAFNDGAEKHYPNLIRIGEEIVKKMQRGSLGSKNIGKPTVSENG
- the LOC121212353 gene encoding disease resistance protein TAO1, translated to MANGLLEHPKQNQEWEDVGKRYLNDLLSRCLIQKENKFRLKFTFKMHDLVHDLALDVSQKECKIVNSETKTVDENVRHLLLCDEKLVEVPHYLRALELRGLPLTALPNSIGTLKHLRDLDLDGCSRIRELPRSFNKLRSLQSLNLRDTDLKQLPDSLQRLIELRHLVITIKATHLKEIQAGCWTSLQYLKLVRCINLECLPEGMQYLKSLRTLALRYCIRLVSLPWSLKFLKKLEHLVIVDCAQINLKMEAEEEEDNDLQLSLKTFLMDGSDALTDLPRLLLQGSSSTLQQLQISWCPNLFVLPSWLLNLTSLQKLEIKDCGNLSALPEGIDRLTNLRELTIDRCPELSKRYRENGGEDWHKIAHIQKVAING